The proteins below are encoded in one region of Ursus arctos isolate Adak ecotype North America unplaced genomic scaffold, UrsArc2.0 scaffold_24, whole genome shotgun sequence:
- the KRT38 gene encoding keratin, type I cuticular Ha8 — protein sequence MTSCYVSSSHCPGSIRMPAATNVCGPSIDIGCQPGAEAKAASLCLSATLAHANRPRVGSTPLGQPSLCMPYSCRTACPLPGTCNIPGNIGVCENYAEGAPNGHEKVTMQFLNDRLANYLEKVRQLERENEDLETRIRESSKCHESTICPDYQSYFRTIEELQQKILCSKAENTRLIIQVDNAKLAADDFRIKHESEFSLRQMVEADMCGMHKLMDDLSLAKADLEAQQESLKEELLCLKKNHEQEVSILRSQLGDKLQIKLDVEPTVDLSRVLQEMRCHYEALVQTNHNDLEEWFQDQSESISQQDMSCSEELRCCQSEILELRRTVNALEVELQAQHSLKDCLQNSLCEADARFGTELAQMQILISNVEEQLSEIRADLERQNQEYQVLLDVKARLECEIATYRKLLESEDCKLPCNPCSTAASCVTTPCAPRPSCTPCTTTCVPGPACGASTGSRF from the exons ATGACCTCCTGCTACGTCAGCTCATCCCACTGCCCCGGCAGCATCAGGATGCCTGCAGCAACAAATGTCTGTGGCCCTTCCATTGACATTGGGTGCCAGCCTGGGGCAGAGGCCAAGGCTGCATCCCTGTGCCTGTCAGCCACCCTGGCACATGCCAACCGACCGCGTGTCGGGTCAACCCCTCTGGGCCAACCCAGCCTCTGTATGCCCTACAGCTGCCGCACCGCTTGCCCCTTGCCAGGGACCTGCAACATTCCCGGCAACATTGGAGTCTGTGAGAACTATGCAGAAGGTGCCCCCAATGGCCATGAGAAGGTGACCATGCAGTTCCTGAATGATCGCCTGGCCAACTACCTGGAGAAGGTGCGCCAACTGGAGCGGGAGAATGAGGATCTAGAGACTAGGATCCGAGAGTCGAGCAAATGCCATGAGTCCACCATATGTCCAGACTACCAGTCCTACTTCCGCACTATTGAAGAGCTCCAGCAGAAG ATCCTGTGCAGCAAGGCTGAGAATACCAGGCTGATTATCCAAGTTGATAATGCCAAGCTGGCTGCTGATGACTTTAGAATCAA GCACGAGAGTGAGTTCTCCCTGCGCCAAATGGTGGAGGCGGACATGTGCGGGATGCACAAGCTCATGGATGACCTGAGCCTGGCCAAGGCTGACCTGGAGGCGCAGCAGGAGTCCCTGAAGGAGGAGCTGCTCTGCCTCAAGAAAAACCACGAACAG GAAGTGAGCATTCTGAGGAGCCAGCTGGGGGACAAGCTCCAGATTAAGCTGGACGTTGAGCCCACCGTGGACCTGAGCAGGGTGCTGCAAGAGATGCGGTGCCACTATGAGGCCCTGGTGCAGACCAACCACAATGATCTGGAGGAGTGGTTCCAAGACCAG TCTGAAAGCATCAGCCAGCAGGACATGTCCTGCTCCGAGGAGCTGCGGTGCTGCCAGTCGGAGATTCTGGAGCTGAGACGCACGGTGAACGCCCTGGAGGTGGAGCTTCAGGCCCAGCACAGCCTG AAAGATTGTCTGCAGAACTCCCTGTGTGAGGCTGACGCCCGCTTCGGCACCGAGCTGGCCCAGATGCAGATCCTGATCAGCAACGTGGAGGAGCAGCTGTCCGAGATCCGGGCTGACCTGGAGCGGCAGAACCAGGAGTATCAGGTGCTGCTGGACGTCAAGGCCAGGCTGGAGTGCGAGATTGCCACGTACCGGAAACTTCTGGAGAGCGAGGACTGCAA ACTCCCCTGCAACCCTTGCTCCACTGCTGCCTCCTGTGTGACTACCCCCTGTGCCCCTCGTCCAAGCTGCACACCCTGCACCACCACTTGTGTGCCTGGGCCAGCCTGTGGAGCCAGTACTGGGAGCCGGTTCTGA